A portion of the Candidatus Zixiibacteriota bacterium genome contains these proteins:
- the nuoK gene encoding NADH-quinone oxidoreductase subunit NuoK produces the protein MQVGFVQFLSLAAILFGIGLYGVLTRRNAIGILMSIELMFNAVNINFVAFAKFITPDKLIGQVFAVFVIVIAAAEATVGLAIVILIYKNFKDVFVDKMNIMKW, from the coding sequence ATGCAGGTTGGATTCGTACAATTTCTGTCGCTGGCCGCGATCCTGTTCGGGATCGGTCTCTACGGCGTTTTGACACGCCGTAACGCGATCGGTATCCTGATGAGCATCGAGCTGATGTTCAACGCGGTCAATATCAATTTCGTCGCCTTCGCCAAGTTCATCACACCCGACAAGCTGATCGGGCAGGTTTTCGCGGTCTTCGTGATCGTGATCGCCGCCGCCGAGGCGACTGTAGGACTTGCTATCGTGATCCTGATATACAAGAATTTCAAAGATGTCTTCGTGGACAAGATGAATATAATGAAATGGTAG
- a CDS encoding NADH-quinone oxidoreductase subunit J codes for MLEGSAAIIFYIVAFVMILSAIMVVALKNIFHAALFLVLTLFCVAVVFIFLSAEFLAAVQVLIYVGAISVLLIFAVMLTRELTNYSVKQSNEQSFPAILVSICFTAIIIFAISANHKVGGFPLAEDTTVGDTNTAELGHLLMRDFILPFEVVSVLLLAALIGAIVIAKREN; via the coding sequence ATGCTTGAGGGTTCGGCCGCGATAATATTCTATATTGTCGCCTTCGTGATGATTCTTTCGGCTATCATGGTGGTAGCCTTGAAAAACATCTTTCATGCCGCGCTGTTTCTGGTGCTGACACTCTTCTGCGTGGCTGTCGTGTTCATTTTCCTGTCAGCGGAATTTCTGGCCGCGGTACAGGTTCTGATCTACGTCGGGGCGATATCGGTGCTTCTGATATTCGCGGTTATGCTGACCCGGGAATTGACCAATTACTCGGTTAAGCAGTCAAACGAGCAGTCCTTCCCCGCTATACTGGTATCTATCTGTTTTACAGCAATCATAATATTCGCGATTTCGGCCAATCACAAGGTGGGTGGTTTTCCGCTGGCCGAGGATACGACTGTGGGCGACACAAACACCGCCGAGCTGGGGCATCTTCTGATGCGGGATTTCATCCTTCCATTCGAAGTCGTGTCGGTGCTTTTGCTGGCCGCCCTGATCGGCGCGATCGTGATTGCCAAGAGGGAAAATTGA
- a CDS encoding 4Fe-4S dicluster domain-containing protein: MGLVRSFFSGIYNLIVGLTVTGKHLGRHAITLQYPKERWPMPERSRGVVVLLSDQESGKLNCTACMLCMRACPSAAIMIEREKNENKRWEPTKFVIDNTICCFCGQCEEACNFDAIKLAGKYEFSVFDQGELHYNMEYLGELGKDVPYTPRRKKAKKKPPAKPAPKKEDEKKPPETKSEQMKEEKKADKPEGVEAKKEDEKKQDTPVKEDKPAQPENDKTEQDQKSDQADKDKKDSGN, encoded by the coding sequence ATGGGACTTGTAAGAAGTTTTTTCTCGGGAATTTATAATCTGATCGTCGGCCTTACGGTAACCGGCAAGCATCTCGGCCGTCACGCCATCACCCTCCAGTATCCGAAGGAACGCTGGCCGATGCCGGAGCGTTCACGCGGGGTTGTGGTGCTTCTGTCCGACCAGGAATCGGGCAAACTGAACTGTACAGCCTGTATGTTGTGTATGCGCGCCTGCCCCTCCGCAGCGATCATGATCGAACGCGAGAAAAACGAGAACAAACGCTGGGAACCGACAAAATTCGTGATCGACAATACTATCTGTTGCTTTTGCGGTCAGTGCGAGGAAGCCTGCAATTTCGATGCTATCAAGCTGGCCGGCAAATACGAGTTTTCGGTTTTCGACCAGGGCGAATTGCATTACAACATGGAGTACCTGGGCGAGCTGGGTAAGGATGTGCCCTACACACCGCGCAGAAAGAAAGCCAAAAAGAAACCGCCCGCAAAACCGGCTCCCAAAAAAGAGGATGAAAAGAAACCGCCTGAGACTAAGTCCGAGCAAATGAAGGAAGAAAAGAAGGCGGACAAGCCGGAGGGCGTTGAAGCTAAAAAAGAGGATGAAAAAAAGCAGGACACACCTGTAAAAGAAGATAAACCCGCACAGCCTGAAAACGACAAAACTGAGCAAGATCAGAAAAGCGATCAGGCTGACAAGGACAAAAAGGATTCGGGGAACTGA
- the nuoH gene encoding NADH-quinone oxidoreductase subunit NuoH: protein MALYLVWWERKISGHIQVRFGPMETGGWHGWLQTLADGLKLLQKEDTVPASADTRVFFWAPVVVFTASLMTFVVIPWSKNIIFADLNVGILYIFAITSFTVISLLMAGWGSNNKYAIIGGMRSAAQIVSYEVPLALSIMGVIMLSQSMSMQEIVLAQDKIWNWNIIRQPLGFLIFLVAATAEINRTPFDLPEAEQELVAGFSTEYSGMKFAMFFLAEFVNMFIASAICTTLFLGGWHGPVANESLGWLWFLIKTLIVVFIFMWFRWTYPRLRVDHLMEFAWKWLIPLAFVNLLATGLIYNLIKS from the coding sequence ATGGCGCTCTATCTGGTCTGGTGGGAACGCAAGATATCCGGCCATATCCAGGTCCGCTTCGGTCCCATGGAGACCGGCGGATGGCATGGCTGGCTACAGACATTGGCTGACGGCCTTAAACTTTTGCAGAAGGAAGATACCGTACCGGCCTCGGCTGACACACGGGTTTTCTTCTGGGCACCGGTGGTTGTATTCACTGCCTCATTGATGACATTCGTGGTTATCCCCTGGTCGAAAAATATTATCTTCGCCGATCTCAATGTCGGTATCCTGTATATTTTTGCTATTACCAGTTTCACTGTAATCAGCCTGCTGATGGCCGGCTGGGGATCGAACAACAAATACGCCATTATAGGCGGTATGCGCTCGGCGGCACAGATTGTATCTTACGAAGTACCCCTGGCGCTGTCGATCATGGGCGTGATCATGCTTTCACAGTCCATGTCTATGCAGGAGATCGTCCTGGCCCAGGACAAGATCTGGAACTGGAATATCATCAGACAGCCACTCGGTTTTCTGATCTTTTTGGTGGCCGCCACAGCCGAGATCAACCGTACTCCGTTTGATCTGCCTGAAGCCGAGCAGGAGCTTGTGGCCGGTTTTTCGACCGAATACTCCGGCATGAAATTCGCCATGTTCTTTTTGGCTGAATTCGTTAATATGTTCATCGCCTCGGCGATCTGCACCACGCTCTTTCTGGGAGGCTGGCATGGCCCGGTCGCCAACGAATCGCTGGGGTGGCTGTGGTTTTTGATCAAGACTTTAATTGTGGTTTTCATATTCATGTGGTTCAGGTGGACTTATCCGCGTCTGCGTGTAGATCACCTGATGGAGTTCGCCTGGAAATGGCTGATTCCGCTGGCGTTTGTTAACCTTTTAGCGACAGGTTTGATTTACAACCTGATCAAGAGTTGA